Proteins from one Triticum aestivum cultivar Chinese Spring chromosome 7A, IWGSC CS RefSeq v2.1, whole genome shotgun sequence genomic window:
- the LOC123151187 gene encoding IRK-interacting protein isoform X2: MNYIRQDNRSLSENWSGIGLDHEGAEDEVAFSDVDNHNTFSSSNSELHFSSSNEHTRNRIPRRNHHSFLHPALSADSFLKSASRRTDSAESKATTTCNTCKPATISRAPEADANAPKNLSSVVTQSNHHPSVGSRTRQKGTNVLSWLLPKSKRKTKSDMSPSTAECENMSQLLKEWGVFSLESLKKELAEANEHRDAALQEVGEMRSSLGELTSKLLSLEAYSSELKKALKKATSTKNNVQSHSKRSARSVGVSRDDSLPVSQEVMVEGFLQIVSEARLSIKQFCKMLLQQVEDADNGLADKLNLLLQPYQLTLADKHSKVILYHLEALMNQAMYQDFENCTFQKNGSPRCLDPKQDLQENFASFVALRNLSWNEVLKKGTKYYCEDFSRFCDQKMSCIVSTLSWSWPWAEQLLQCFFVAAKCIWLLHLLAFSFSPPLMVLRVEENRAFDPMYMEEIQVERQRSQQNPSRVKIMAMPGFYVQDRVLKCRVICRYS, from the coding sequence ATGAACTACATTCGCCAAGACAACCGGAGCCTATCTGAGAACTGGAGCGGAATCGGTCTAGACCATGAAGGTGCTGAAGATGAGGTGGCCTTCTCAGATGTCGACAATCACAACACATTCTCTTCGTCCAACAGCGAGCTCCATTTCTCTTCATCAAATGAGCATACGCGGAACAGAATCCCTCGTAGAAACCATCATTCCTTCCTTCATCCTGCTCTCTCTGCTGACAGCTTCCTCAAGTCGGCCAGCAGGAGAACAGATTCAGCAGAATCGAAGGCTACGACCACATGCAACACTTGCAAGCCTGCCACAATCAGTAGGGCCCCTGAAGCTGATGCCAATGCTCCGAAGAACCTCAGCAGTGTTGTGACACAGTCGAATCACCACCCCTCCGTCGGCTCGCGCACAAGGCAAAAAGGGACAAACGTGCTCTCATGGCTGTTACCCaagtcgaagaggaagacgaaaTCGGACATGTCACCGAGCACCGCCGAATGTGAGAACATGTCGCAGCTTCTCAAGGAGTGGGGGGTGTTTTCACTAGAGTCTCTGAAGAAGGAGCTTGCTGAGGCCAATGAGCATAGGGACGCTGCTCTTCAGGAAGTTGGAGAGATGAGATCATCTCTGGGAGAACTAACTAGCAAGCTGCTGAGCCTGGAAGCATATTCCTCAGAACTGAAGAAGGCTCTAAAGAAAGCAACGAGCACCAAAAACAATGTGCAATCTCACTCGAAGAGATCGGCGAGATCAGTGGGTGTCAGCAGGGACGATTCATTGCCCGTCAGTCAGGAGGTAATGGTGGAAGGGTTCTTGCAGATAGTATCAGAAGCCCGCCTCTCCATCAAACAGTTCTGCAAGATGCTGCTCCAGCAAGTCGAAGACGCCGACAATGGGCTGGCAGACAAGCTGAACCTGCTCCTGCAGCCATATCAGCTGACACTCGCGGACAAGCACTCGAAAGTGATACTGTATCATCTGGAAGCTCTGATGAACCAGGCCATGTACCAGGACTTCGAGAACTGCACGTTCCAGAAGAACGGGTCGCCGAGGTGCCTCGACCCCAAGCAGGACCTCCAGGAGAACTTCGCGTCGTTTGTGGCGCTGCGCAACCTGAGCTGGAACGAGGTCCTGAAGAAGGGCACCAAGTACTACTGCGAGGACTTCAGCCGGTTCTGTGACCAGAAGATGAGCTGCATCGTGTCCACGCTGAGCTGGTCGTGGCCGTGGGCCGAGCAGCTGCTGCAGTGCTTCTTCGTGGCCGCCAAGTGCATCTGGCTGCTCCACCTGCTGGCATTCTCCTTCAGCCCGCCGCTGATGGTGCTGCGGGTCGAGGAGAACCGGGCCTTCGACCCGATGTACATGGAGGAGATCCAGGTGGAGAGGCAGAGGTCGCAGCAGAACCCGTCCCGGGTGAAGATCATGGCCATGCCCGGGTTCTACGTCCAGGACCGGGTGCTGAAATGCAGAGTGATCTGCAGATATAGCTAG